One Tolypothrix bouteillei VB521301 DNA window includes the following coding sequences:
- a CDS encoding alpha/beta hydrolase has protein sequence MEHREGTLKGVRGLNLYYQSWHPGTHPRASVAIVHGLGSHSGLFGNVVQHLIPAGYAVYGLDLRGHGRSQGQRGHINTWFEFREDLKTFLKLIETQEPGCPRFLLGHSLGGVIVLDYVLRFPTAIQGVIAMAPPLGRVGVSPVKLTLGRTLSQVMPRFTLNTGFAGAATSRDANVLATFTQDRFMHSMVSARLATELFSTATWIQTHADELQLPLLILHGGADRIALPEGSRIFYQKISFPDKELYEYPESRHALHRDVDYQEILTDLENWLERHVKGGTLVPFRRRSLTNEYMLG, from the coding sequence ATGGAACATCGCGAAGGAACCCTCAAAGGAGTGAGAGGGCTGAATCTCTATTATCAAAGTTGGCATCCAGGTACTCATCCACGTGCGAGCGTGGCGATTGTACACGGATTGGGAAGCCACAGTGGTTTGTTTGGTAATGTAGTTCAGCACCTCATTCCTGCTGGATATGCAGTTTATGGATTGGATTTACGCGGACATGGGCGATCGCAAGGTCAGCGGGGACATATCAATACTTGGTTTGAGTTTCGAGAAGATCTCAAAACTTTTCTCAAATTGATTGAGACACAAGAGCCGGGATGTCCTCGCTTTCTTTTAGGTCACAGTCTTGGCGGAGTCATAGTTTTAGACTACGTTTTGCGCTTTCCAACTGCAATCCAAGGTGTCATTGCGATGGCTCCACCATTAGGTCGGGTTGGTGTTTCACCCGTTAAATTAACTTTAGGGCGTACACTCTCACAAGTTATGCCACGCTTCACTCTCAATACGGGTTTTGCTGGTGCTGCAACTTCCAGAGATGCGAATGTACTAGCAACCTTTACTCAAGATAGATTTATGCACTCTATGGTCAGTGCGCGTCTTGCAACAGAGCTTTTTTCCACAGCTACTTGGATTCAAACTCATGCTGATGAATTACAACTACCTCTATTGATTCTTCATGGTGGAGCCGATCGGATCGCACTTCCTGAAGGGAGCCGTATTTTCTATCAAAAAATTAGCTTTCCAGATAAAGAGCTTTATGAATATCCAGAAAGCCGCCACGCTCTTCATAGAGATGTTGATTATCAAGAGATATTGACAGACTTAGAAAATTGGCTGGAAAGGCACGTAAAAGGAGGCACTTTGGTTCCATTTAGAAGGCGTTCCCTGACAAATGAGTATATGTTGGGCTAG
- a CDS encoding lysophospholipid acyltransferase family protein has protein sequence MSERPILASFGDRENNVEIDDLPSLTFETIQRAREGLAMSRDPSVRNAIQEALKQMTVLSDGGFESRASGATRRVLLRAFIQTLFKVRVENLERLPHGAAVIAANHLNHIDPFLLLSQIPPSPYYYIFGDARTLYNKWWKRQILNFAGGVVPLERRWKEEMAVIESAKAGRADMRDLAQAIEQDVPTGNSIQVLRQINSTIQTIFARNNGILLFAEGRLGTNEGKLHLPLRQGAVIYALKAGVPVAPVGLIGTKNLYLGKELTIRFGEPLCFPQSNRPTRQEVSTALEALQYALIDLLPQNYQEPEGLKLFHHFLNRMLQ, from the coding sequence ATGAGCGAACGTCCTATTCTGGCTTCATTCGGAGATCGGGAAAATAACGTAGAAATAGATGACTTGCCATCCCTGACGTTTGAAACAATCCAAAGAGCCAGAGAAGGACTTGCAATGTCTCGCGATCCGTCAGTTCGTAACGCCATTCAAGAAGCGCTGAAGCAAATGACAGTTTTGAGTGACGGAGGTTTTGAATCGAGAGCAAGTGGCGCTACTCGTCGCGTTCTCCTGCGGGCGTTCATTCAAACACTTTTTAAAGTTAGGGTGGAAAATTTGGAACGCCTTCCCCATGGTGCTGCAGTGATTGCGGCCAATCACCTCAATCATATCGACCCTTTTCTATTGCTGTCTCAAATTCCTCCTTCACCCTACTATTACATCTTTGGTGACGCACGTACACTCTACAACAAATGGTGGAAGCGCCAAATTTTGAATTTTGCGGGTGGTGTTGTTCCTTTAGAACGTCGGTGGAAAGAAGAGATGGCAGTGATAGAAAGCGCTAAAGCAGGAAGGGCAGATATGCGCGACCTAGCTCAAGCGATCGAACAAGATGTTCCAACAGGAAATTCAATTCAAGTACTGCGACAAATTAACAGTACCATTCAGACAATTTTTGCTCGCAACAATGGTATCCTCTTGTTTGCAGAAGGACGATTGGGAACAAACGAGGGAAAATTGCACTTACCGCTAAGACAGGGGGCTGTCATTTACGCGTTGAAAGCGGGAGTACCAGTAGCGCCAGTTGGGCTGATTGGAACAAAAAACCTTTATCTGGGAAAAGAGTTAACCATACGATTCGGCGAACCTTTGTGCTTTCCTCAATCCAACCGACCAACACGACAGGAAGTGAGCACGGCTTTAGAAGCATTGCAGTATGCATTAATTGACCTTTTGCCACAAAACTATCAGGAGCCAGAAGGGTTAAAGTTATTCCATCATTTTCTCAACCGAATGTTGCAATAG
- a CDS encoding TetR-like C-terminal domain-containing protein produces MAQNIPLPDTGSVREDLYQILQQLFIILTAMTTGTAVTELIGEAQIHSNFAEASREQILQCYRVPIGTILERGIVRGELRPNLNLELVIDTIAGYIWYQLLLKQSSLDNIFAEELVNFLIAGISA; encoded by the coding sequence GTGGCACAGAATATTCCGCTACCTGATACAGGTTCAGTAAGAGAGGACTTATACCAGATTTTGCAACAATTATTTATAATCTTGACCGCAATGACTACAGGAACTGCTGTTACGGAATTGATTGGTGAAGCGCAAATACATTCCAATTTTGCTGAAGCGTCTCGCGAGCAGATTCTTCAATGCTATCGGGTACCAATCGGTACTATTTTAGAACGGGGTATTGTTAGAGGTGAGTTGCGTCCAAATTTGAATTTAGAATTGGTAATTGATACGATTGCTGGTTATATTTGGTATCAATTGCTGCTCAAGCAGTCATCTTTAGACAATATCTTTGCTGAAGAATTAGTCAATTTTTTGATAGCTGGGATATCCGCCTAA
- a CDS encoding TetR/AcrR family transcriptional regulator: MSQLLVNTVPQTSSPCKASIPRRRNERSHKAILQAAAELLEEKGYGEICIEAIAARAGVGKQTIYRWWSCKAAVIMEAYAAKATQDIPTPDTGSVKEDLYQILRQLFTVLTTTTAGSAVTGLIAEAQIDPNLAEAFREQFIRCRRAATHVILERGIVRGELRPDLNLELVIDAIYGPVWYRLLLKHAPLDDTFARELVNFLICGTLA; this comes from the coding sequence ATGTCGCAACTACTTGTGAACACTGTCCCTCAAACATCGTCTCCATGCAAAGCGTCTATACCCCGCAGGCGGAACGAACGTTCTCATAAAGCAATACTCCAAGCAGCTGCTGAGTTATTAGAAGAAAAAGGCTATGGGGAAATTTGTATTGAGGCGATCGCAGCCCGTGCGGGAGTTGGGAAGCAAACAATCTACCGTTGGTGGTCTTGCAAAGCAGCTGTGATTATGGAGGCATATGCAGCAAAAGCAACACAAGACATTCCGACACCCGATACAGGGTCAGTAAAAGAAGATTTGTATCAAATTTTGCGACAACTATTTACCGTACTAACAACAACCACTGCAGGAAGTGCTGTTACGGGATTGATCGCTGAAGCACAAATAGATCCCAACTTAGCTGAGGCATTTCGCGAGCAGTTTATTCGATGCCGTCGAGCCGCAACTCACGTTATCTTAGAACGAGGGATTGTTAGAGGTGAGTTACGCCCGGATTTGAATTTAGAATTGGTAATTGATGCAATATATGGCCCTGTTTGGTATCGTTTGCTGTTAAAGCATGCACCTTTAGATGATACGTTTGCTAGAGAATTAGTGAATTTTTTGATATGTGGTACATTGGCTTAG